In the Harmonia axyridis chromosome 3, icHarAxyr1.1, whole genome shotgun sequence genome, one interval contains:
- the LOC123676355 gene encoding inorganic pyrophosphatase isoform X2 — protein MLTFKVIFLTMSMSVLSRLATGLKQIRYSNCSSCVASVSPSFLKKMEYKTVERGSPYSPDYRVYIYDNNGPISPLHDIPLVVDANKKIFNMVVEIPRWTNAKMEITMKEILNPIKQDIKKGKPRFVANCFPHKGYIWNYGALPQTWENPEHLDDGTGCKGDNDPIDVIEIGHRVCKRGEVIPVKIIGTIALIDEGETDWKLIAINVNDPMADQINDVADVEKHFPGLLKASVEWFKIYKIPDGKPENQFAFNGEAKNAQFALKIVDEVHKFWKSLVNKEVEANGISCINTSIEDNDFKISQSEALEVVNKTPALGAPHDIESIVDKWHYVHLK, from the exons ATGTTAACCTTCAAAGTGATTTTTTTGACAATGTCAATGTCAGTACTTTCCCGGCTCGCCACTGGTTTGAAACAAATTAGGTACAGCAACTGTTCAAGTTGTGTAGCTAGCGTGTcaccatcgtttttgaaaaaaatggaatacaAAACCGTCGAGAGGGGCTCCCCATATTCTCCAGATTACAGGGTCTATATCT aTGATAACAATGGCCCTATTTCTCCATTGCATGATATTCCACTGGTTGTGGATGCcaacaagaaaattttcaatatggtTGTGGAAATACCCAGATGGACAAATGCTAAAATGGAG ATAACAATGAAGGAAATACTGAACCCAATTAAGCAGGATATTAAAAAAGGAAAACCTAGGTTTGTAGCAAATTGCTTCCCACACAAGGGTTATATCTGGAATTATGGTGCTCTACCTCAAACATGGGAAAATCCTGAGCATTTAGATGATGGAACTGGTTGTAAAGGAGATAATGATCCAATCGATGTTATCGAAATCGGTCATAGGGTTTGTAAGAGAGGAGAAGTCATCCCAGTTAAAATCATCGGTACCATAGCTTTAATAGATGAAG GGGAAACTGATTGGAAATTAATTGCAATCAATGTCAATGATCCTATGGCTGATCAAATCAATGATGTCGCCGATGTGGAGAAACATTTCCCTGGCCTATTGAAAGCTTCTGTTGAGTGGTTCAAAATTTATAAGATTCCTGATGGTAAACCAGAAAATCAGTTTGCTTTCAATGGAGAGGCTAAAAATGCACAATTTGCTCTTAAAATTGTTGACGAG GTTCATAAGTTCTGGAAATCTCTCGTTAATAAGGAGGTAGAAGCTAATGGAATATCATg tatCAACACATCCATTGAAGATAACGATTTCAAAATTAGTCAAAGCGAAGCTCTGGAAGTCGTGAATAAAACTCCAGCTCTAGGAGCTCCTCATGATATTGAATCAATAG ttgacaAGTGGCACTACGTTCATCTTAAGTAG
- the LOC123676355 gene encoding inorganic pyrophosphatase isoform X1: MLTFKVIFLTMSMSVLSRLATGLKQIRYSNCSSCVASVSPSFLKKMEYKTVERGSPYSPDYRVYIYDNNGPISPLHDIPLVVDANKKIFNMVVEIPRWTNAKMEITMKEILNPIKQDIKKGKPRFVANCFPHKGYIWNYGALPQTWENPEHLDDGTGCKGDNDPIDVIEIGHRVCKRGEVIPVKIIGTIALIDEGNFNNYFSNSRLYKSDFSGETDWKLIAINVNDPMADQINDVADVEKHFPGLLKASVEWFKIYKIPDGKPENQFAFNGEAKNAQFALKIVDEVHKFWKSLVNKEVEANGISCINTSIEDNDFKISQSEALEVVNKTPALGAPHDIESIVDKWHYVHLK; the protein is encoded by the exons ATGTTAACCTTCAAAGTGATTTTTTTGACAATGTCAATGTCAGTACTTTCCCGGCTCGCCACTGGTTTGAAACAAATTAGGTACAGCAACTGTTCAAGTTGTGTAGCTAGCGTGTcaccatcgtttttgaaaaaaatggaatacaAAACCGTCGAGAGGGGCTCCCCATATTCTCCAGATTACAGGGTCTATATCT aTGATAACAATGGCCCTATTTCTCCATTGCATGATATTCCACTGGTTGTGGATGCcaacaagaaaattttcaatatggtTGTGGAAATACCCAGATGGACAAATGCTAAAATGGAG ATAACAATGAAGGAAATACTGAACCCAATTAAGCAGGATATTAAAAAAGGAAAACCTAGGTTTGTAGCAAATTGCTTCCCACACAAGGGTTATATCTGGAATTATGGTGCTCTACCTCAAACATGGGAAAATCCTGAGCATTTAGATGATGGAACTGGTTGTAAAGGAGATAATGATCCAATCGATGTTATCGAAATCGGTCATAGGGTTTGTAAGAGAGGAGAAGTCATCCCAGTTAAAATCATCGGTACCATAGCTTTAATAGATGAAGGTAATTTTAATAACTACTTCTCTAATTCGAGATTATACAAATCTGATTTTTCAGGGGAAACTGATTGGAAATTAATTGCAATCAATGTCAATGATCCTATGGCTGATCAAATCAATGATGTCGCCGATGTGGAGAAACATTTCCCTGGCCTATTGAAAGCTTCTGTTGAGTGGTTCAAAATTTATAAGATTCCTGATGGTAAACCAGAAAATCAGTTTGCTTTCAATGGAGAGGCTAAAAATGCACAATTTGCTCTTAAAATTGTTGACGAG GTTCATAAGTTCTGGAAATCTCTCGTTAATAAGGAGGTAGAAGCTAATGGAATATCATg tatCAACACATCCATTGAAGATAACGATTTCAAAATTAGTCAAAGCGAAGCTCTGGAAGTCGTGAATAAAACTCCAGCTCTAGGAGCTCCTCATGATATTGAATCAATAG ttgacaAGTGGCACTACGTTCATCTTAAGTAG